One window of the Pyrus communis chromosome 17, drPyrComm1.1, whole genome shotgun sequence genome contains the following:
- the LOC137721906 gene encoding cyclic phosphodiesterase-like codes for MGGLRAEFGGPQIEPHIPLEGSLLLTCEAALANRSDLCLRAFVAKVDSVVTRVSYYHPVALVFHLPEEVEMETGVDFNLWNPPLPQMSLLYGHLTEEERKKAQEKVYILDESITGLSFPVTHIVLYQTNYKDKTLRSWEKIAEYRLHFNN; via the exons ATGGGGGGCCTCCGAGCTGAGTTTGGCGGTCCCCAGATCGAGCCCCACATCCCCCTTGAGGGTTCGCTCCTGCTGACGTGCGAGGCCGCGCTTGCCAATCGATCTGACCTATGTTTGCGTGCGTTTGTTGCTAAAGTCGATTCCGTGGTTACTAGGGTTTCCTATTACCATCCTGTTGCCCTCGTTTTTCATCTGCCCGAAG aGGTCGAGATGGAAACTGGTGTGGATTTCAATCTGTGGAATC CTCCATTGCCACAGATGAGTCTCCTCTATGGGCATCTGacagaagaagagaggaaaaaaGCACAAGAAAAAGTTTATATTTTGGATGAGAGCATTACTGGCTTGAGTTTCCCAGTAACTCACATTGTATTGTACCAAACTAATTACAAAGATAAAACTCTCAGATCTTGGGAGAAGATTGCTGAATACCGCCTCCATTTCAATAATTAG